From the Pseudoalteromonas tunicata genome, one window contains:
- a CDS encoding HD-GYP domain-containing protein, which yields MLQEIKVNELVIGHFVMKIMQQDANYQLAKPTHIKSQHAIDHLRAKGVISVLIDPDKTLHQSVLPVPIANKAPSQTQHKHLIEEDVRRAKAVFDESKTISAKVFNDMLSGRQLDLKPVVEITNSVIAEIFKNSSALACVINIRAKDQYLLEHSVSVSVLISIFARYLELDPQVTHQLAIGGFLHDIGKIKIPDAILNKPGKLTDEEFEVMKTHVNHSITAIAATPDIPAISLEIAAQHHEKLDGQGYPFQLSKNDISLYGRMIAICDIFDALTANRVYKDGFSHIKSFSILRNLAKINHLDAELVDKFIKCMGVYPIGSLVELHSHKLAMIQGHNASDPTKPIVKTFYDVTQKGYQPAISIDLSSDDDYIIKGVRPDDFDLDMSHIVEFLLNQG from the coding sequence ATGCTGCAAGAAATCAAAGTAAACGAACTCGTTATTGGCCACTTTGTTATGAAAATAATGCAGCAAGATGCTAATTATCAATTAGCAAAACCCACCCATATCAAAAGCCAGCATGCAATTGATCACCTAAGGGCTAAAGGTGTTATCTCTGTTTTAATTGACCCTGATAAAACCTTACATCAAAGCGTATTACCTGTCCCAATTGCAAATAAGGCACCATCACAAACACAACATAAGCACCTCATTGAAGAAGACGTACGCCGCGCTAAAGCGGTGTTTGATGAATCAAAAACAATTTCAGCAAAAGTATTCAATGATATGCTGAGCGGACGTCAATTAGATTTAAAACCGGTAGTCGAAATAACCAATTCTGTAATTGCTGAAATATTTAAAAACTCCAGCGCCCTAGCTTGTGTTATTAATATTCGAGCTAAAGATCAGTATTTACTCGAGCACTCTGTTTCAGTTTCAGTACTTATTAGTATTTTTGCTCGCTACCTCGAGTTAGACCCACAAGTGACACATCAATTAGCCATTGGTGGTTTTTTACATGATATTGGTAAAATAAAAATACCCGATGCAATTCTCAATAAACCAGGCAAATTAACTGATGAAGAGTTTGAAGTAATGAAAACTCATGTTAATCACTCCATAACAGCCATCGCTGCGACTCCTGATATCCCAGCCATTAGTTTAGAAATTGCAGCACAACATCATGAAAAGCTCGATGGTCAAGGCTACCCATTTCAACTTAGCAAAAATGATATTTCACTTTATGGCCGCATGATTGCTATTTGTGATATTTTCGATGCGCTTACAGCAAACCGCGTCTACAAAGATGGTTTTAGCCATATAAAATCATTCAGCATTTTACGAAACCTTGCCAAAATCAATCACCTTGATGCTGAGTTAGTCGACAAATTTATCAAGTGTATGGGCGTTTATCCCATCGGCTCACTTGTCGAACTTCACTCCCATAAGCTCGCCATGATTCAAGGGCACAATGCCAGTGACCCAACCAAACCAATAGTGAAAACTTTTTATGATGTTACTCAAAAGGGTTACCAACCAGCCATTTCGATTGATTTATCCAGTGATGATGATTACATCATCAAAGGTGTGCGCCCAGATGATTTTGATTTAGATATGAGCCACATTGTGGAGTTTTTATTAAATCAAGGCTGA
- a CDS encoding M28 family peptidase, protein MKKLLSFAAMATFSLHLNAAAPLFTPQQLEHVATIRDNAMQSPLAFDILTSLTTEVGPRLPGTANDKLAVKWAQDKFASLGFDKVWLEPANFPEWRRYSESGSILTPSLQPLHLTALGNSISTPKDGITAQVIKFETLEELIAAPDDIAKDKIVYINYRMNRDIDGNGYGPAVQARNSGAVEAAKKGAIGYMMRSVSTSHHRFAHTGGSHYKDGVTKIPTVAIANPDADQVARLIDLGKTVSVNINVQAESLGQGSGFNVIGQFNGTDSPEQYVLIGGHLDSWDLGTGALDDGAGVALSMASAKFVSDVKRPKRSVRVVLFAAEELGLWGAKDYAAAHKADLNNIVAAAESDFGADVVYAFESNVSAQSLPIVREIAKQLAPLNIEYIGKNKAGGGPDLIPLKGAGSIPVFDLHQDGTDYFDYHHTADDTLDKVDPAKLQQNAAAYAIFAFMAADAPFAITGK, encoded by the coding sequence ATGAAAAAACTGCTATCTTTTGCTGCTATGGCTACTTTTAGTTTACACCTTAATGCCGCAGCACCTTTATTCACACCACAGCAACTAGAGCATGTTGCAACCATCCGCGATAACGCAATGCAAAGTCCGTTAGCGTTTGATATTTTAACCTCTCTCACCACTGAAGTTGGCCCGCGCTTACCTGGCACAGCCAATGACAAACTAGCCGTAAAATGGGCGCAAGATAAATTCGCCAGTTTAGGCTTTGATAAAGTATGGTTAGAGCCCGCAAACTTTCCTGAATGGCGTCGTTATAGTGAGTCGGGCAGCATCTTAACACCAAGCCTACAACCACTTCATTTAACAGCACTTGGCAACAGCATCAGCACCCCAAAAGATGGCATTACAGCTCAAGTTATTAAATTTGAAACACTTGAAGAGCTTATTGCTGCGCCTGATGATATTGCTAAAGATAAAATTGTATATATCAACTATCGAATGAATCGTGATATTGATGGCAATGGCTATGGACCGGCAGTACAAGCACGTAATTCTGGCGCAGTAGAAGCCGCAAAAAAAGGCGCTATTGGCTACATGATGCGCTCTGTCAGTACTAGCCATCATCGTTTTGCTCATACGGGTGGCAGCCACTATAAAGATGGTGTCACTAAAATCCCCACTGTCGCAATTGCCAATCCTGATGCAGACCAAGTTGCTCGTCTAATCGATTTAGGTAAAACGGTGAGTGTTAATATTAATGTCCAAGCAGAAAGCCTAGGTCAAGGTAGTGGCTTTAACGTTATCGGCCAATTTAATGGCACTGATAGCCCTGAGCAATATGTGTTGATTGGGGGTCATTTAGATTCTTGGGATTTAGGCACTGGTGCACTTGATGATGGGGCTGGGGTTGCTTTATCAATGGCTTCGGCAAAATTTGTCAGTGATGTTAAACGCCCAAAACGCAGTGTCCGTGTTGTATTATTTGCAGCAGAAGAACTTGGTTTATGGGGCGCGAAAGACTATGCAGCGGCTCATAAAGCTGACTTAAATAACATAGTTGCTGCTGCTGAATCAGATTTTGGTGCTGATGTTGTATATGCATTTGAATCAAATGTATCAGCTCAATCGTTGCCGATCGTGCGTGAAATTGCCAAGCAACTTGCGCCACTCAATATTGAATATATTGGAAAAAATAAAGCTGGAGGTGGCCCTGACTTAATTCCACTTAAAGGTGCTGGCTCTATTCCTGTATTCGATCTACACCAAGATGGTACTGACTATTTCGATTACCACCACACGGCCGACGATACACTAGATAAAGTAGACCCAGCTAAGCTACAACAAAATGCTGCAGCATATGCTATTTTTGCCTTTATGGCGGCTGACGCCCCTTTTGCGATAACAGGTAAATAG
- a CDS encoding insulinase family protein, whose product MEQNKLNLVAVIVATTLGTSFVGCSTLPINVPSAQQEIIKSQNDERQYRYLQLDNGLKIVLVSDLKADKAAASLDVHIGHMADPKGREGLSHFLEHMLFLGTEKYPKVGEYNEFLKENGGWSNAGTGQEHTNYYFEVNEDSFDQALDRFAQFFISPTFDPQYVEREKNAVDSEYTMKIKDDARRIREVLKETSNQAHPASQFSVGNLATLADRKDSLLIDDLKKQYQQYYSASRMALSVVAKEDLDTLEASVRAKFSQVPSNGSVSTPAQEQPFLPEQLGVKINIEPMKDTRTLTLYFPVPTSQQYFKEKPLTLISDLLANEGVGSLYSYLKQQGLIESLNSYYYGPDDFEQFTVAMTLTEAGLAQYDAVTQAMFSYLRLIAEQGLKPLYFDELRAIAKTNFDFQEKYSSANTARSIASQLHYYAPQYVLNSDFIYERFSVELVKKYLAYLTPQNMRQVIVAKGLATDKVQAQYNTPYAIAPLSEQQFALYQADDVKKAFSLPKANPFIATNLTLKALIQDSQLPEVVFERAGFKLWHKQDSEFLVPKASINVQIYSPLAGQDAASRAKNFLYNALLKDSLTEFGYPAKQAGLNYNLWSTNQGMGFGANGYDEKQVDLLLTINQRVRHLTINPAAFELHKNRLIRAWGNAKFNRPYSQGLSVLGEIQRNKVFAPDQLAQALTAVSIKDLEDYIVAFHQQVEIEVLAHGNIQRAESERLAQTLYKLNMTDSAALTRPAKEVRVNISGDALIRELDIDHDDSALIMSYVNPDKSLRTRALYAMLGSVINAPFFKSIRTEQQLGYIVAGRSTSIEELSGLYFLIQSSKVGPVELTRRVEQFFVDFEAQLTALSDAQFADYKDGLLKDLATKDKNLNERTAHYWAEINSRTFSFDSDKQLMAAVEQLKAQDLLPFFKHAVADIKPFVVRSFGKAHRDEVDYQQSLADSSICRGNGCFTGGETQSVLM is encoded by the coding sequence ATGGAACAGAATAAGCTAAATTTAGTCGCTGTGATCGTCGCTACAACCTTAGGTACATCTTTTGTTGGTTGCAGTACTCTTCCTATAAATGTTCCATCCGCTCAACAAGAAATCATTAAAAGTCAAAATGACGAGCGTCAATATCGTTATTTGCAATTAGACAATGGCTTAAAAATCGTTTTAGTTTCAGATTTAAAAGCAGATAAAGCTGCTGCCTCCCTTGATGTACATATTGGCCATATGGCCGACCCTAAAGGCCGTGAAGGGCTATCCCATTTTCTTGAGCATATGCTATTTCTTGGTACTGAAAAATACCCAAAAGTTGGCGAATATAATGAGTTCTTAAAAGAAAATGGCGGTTGGTCTAATGCGGGAACGGGTCAAGAACATACTAATTATTATTTTGAAGTAAACGAAGATTCGTTTGATCAAGCGTTAGACCGATTTGCGCAGTTTTTTATCTCCCCTACCTTTGACCCTCAATATGTTGAGCGAGAAAAAAACGCAGTTGATTCAGAATATACCATGAAAATAAAAGACGATGCCCGCCGCATTCGTGAAGTATTAAAAGAAACTTCAAATCAGGCGCATCCGGCGAGCCAATTTTCTGTAGGTAATTTGGCGACTCTTGCAGACCGTAAAGATAGCTTATTGATTGATGATTTAAAAAAACAATATCAGCAATATTACTCAGCCAGCCGCATGGCACTCAGTGTGGTGGCTAAAGAGGATTTAGATACTTTAGAAGCGTCAGTACGAGCTAAGTTCTCACAAGTACCAAGTAATGGTTCAGTATCAACCCCAGCTCAAGAGCAACCTTTTTTACCCGAGCAGTTAGGGGTTAAAATTAATATTGAGCCAATGAAAGATACTCGTACGCTCACCTTATATTTTCCTGTACCCACTTCGCAGCAGTATTTTAAAGAAAAACCACTGACTTTAATTAGTGATTTATTAGCCAACGAAGGTGTAGGCAGTTTATATAGTTATTTAAAGCAACAAGGTTTAATAGAATCTCTTAATAGCTATTATTATGGCCCAGATGATTTTGAGCAGTTTACCGTTGCAATGACGCTGACCGAAGCGGGTTTAGCGCAATATGATGCAGTGACTCAGGCCATGTTTTCGTATTTACGGTTAATTGCCGAGCAAGGTTTAAAACCTTTATATTTTGATGAGTTGCGTGCGATTGCAAAAACGAACTTTGATTTTCAAGAGAAGTATTCATCAGCTAATACTGCCAGAAGTATCGCATCGCAATTACATTATTATGCTCCGCAATATGTTTTAAATTCTGACTTTATCTATGAGCGTTTTTCGGTTGAGTTAGTTAAGAAATATCTAGCGTATTTAACACCACAAAATATGCGCCAAGTGATCGTAGCCAAAGGTTTGGCAACAGATAAGGTACAAGCGCAATATAATACTCCTTACGCAATTGCCCCTTTATCTGAGCAGCAGTTCGCTTTGTATCAAGCTGATGATGTTAAAAAAGCATTTTCATTACCAAAAGCTAATCCATTTATAGCCACTAATTTAACCTTAAAAGCGCTGATTCAAGATAGTCAATTACCTGAAGTGGTATTTGAGCGTGCTGGGTTTAAACTGTGGCACAAACAAGATAGTGAGTTTTTAGTACCAAAAGCGTCTATCAATGTGCAAATTTATTCGCCATTAGCAGGGCAAGACGCGGCTTCTCGAGCTAAAAACTTCTTATATAATGCGTTGTTAAAAGACAGTTTGACTGAGTTTGGTTATCCGGCCAAACAGGCTGGGCTCAATTATAATTTGTGGTCAACAAATCAAGGTATGGGTTTTGGGGCAAATGGTTATGATGAAAAGCAGGTCGATTTGTTGCTCACTATTAATCAACGAGTGCGTCATTTAACGATTAATCCTGCTGCGTTTGAGTTACATAAAAATCGTCTGATCCGTGCGTGGGGTAATGCTAAATTTAACCGACCTTACTCGCAAGGTTTATCTGTTTTAGGTGAAATCCAGCGTAATAAAGTTTTTGCACCCGATCAATTAGCGCAGGCATTAACGGCTGTGAGCATTAAAGATCTTGAAGATTATATCGTTGCCTTTCACCAGCAGGTTGAAATTGAAGTGTTAGCGCACGGTAATATTCAGCGCGCTGAATCTGAACGCTTAGCGCAGACTTTATATAAACTGAATATGACTGACTCAGCAGCGCTAACACGCCCAGCAAAAGAAGTGCGTGTTAATATCAGTGGTGATGCTTTAATTCGAGAGCTTGATATCGATCACGATGATTCAGCACTAATAATGAGTTATGTAAATCCTGATAAATCGTTACGCACCCGAGCGCTTTATGCCATGTTGGGTAGCGTAATAAACGCGCCATTTTTTAAATCAATTCGTACCGAGCAGCAGCTTGGTTATATTGTCGCAGGGCGAAGTACGAGTATTGAAGAATTATCAGGATTGTATTTTTTAATTCAATCCTCAAAAGTTGGACCGGTTGAGTTAACCCGCCGAGTTGAGCAATTTTTTGTTGATTTTGAAGCGCAGCTTACAGCATTAAGTGATGCACAATTTGCTGATTACAAAGATGGTTTGCTAAAAGATTTAGCGACAAAAGATAAAAATCTGAATGAGCGCACCGCGCATTATTGGGCTGAAATTAATAGCCGTACTTTTAGTTTTGACAGTGACAAGCAGCTAATGGCTGCTGTTGAACAGTTAAAGGCGCAAGATTTACTGCCATTTTTTAAACATGCAGTTGCGGATATTAAACCTTTTGTAGTGCGCAGTTTTGGTAAAGCTCATCGAGATGAAGTTGATTATCAGCAAAGCTTGGCTGACTCAAGCATCTGCCGTGGCAACGGTTGTTTTACCGGTGGCGAAACACAAAGTGTCTTGATGTAA
- a CDS encoding DUF808 domain-containing protein: MAGASLFTLIDDIATLLDDIAAMSKVAAKKTAGVLGDDLALNAQQVSGVTADRELPVVWAVAKGSLLNKVILVPAALLISAFLPMLIVPMLMLGGLFLCYEGAHKLVESYLATPDISSKGDGSMPEDAAEYEKQKIAGAIRTDFILSAEIIVISLGTVAGASLFSQFTVLSIIALIMTIGVYGIVALIVKIDDAGLYLLAHNPPKSVAALFGTSLVNSAPYLMKTLSVVGTLAMFMVGGGILTHGLHLVSDWINHVSALLSPFLTNWLEWVVPALLNGIFGFLAGLLVVVVFYGFSIIRKRVAW, from the coding sequence ATGGCAGGTGCAAGTTTATTTACCCTGATTGATGATATCGCTACCTTGCTTGATGATATTGCTGCAATGAGTAAAGTGGCAGCAAAAAAAACAGCCGGTGTACTCGGTGATGATTTAGCATTAAATGCGCAGCAAGTATCGGGCGTAACTGCAGATAGAGAGTTGCCAGTGGTGTGGGCGGTTGCTAAAGGGTCTTTGCTTAATAAAGTTATTTTGGTGCCAGCTGCATTATTAATTAGTGCTTTTTTACCTATGCTCATTGTGCCTATGTTGATGTTAGGTGGGCTGTTTTTGTGCTACGAAGGCGCGCATAAGCTTGTTGAAAGTTATTTGGCCACTCCTGATATAAGTTCCAAAGGTGATGGATCAATGCCTGAAGATGCTGCTGAATATGAAAAACAAAAAATTGCAGGAGCTATTCGAACCGATTTTATTTTATCGGCAGAGATAATTGTTATTTCGTTAGGGACTGTTGCCGGAGCAAGTTTGTTTTCACAATTTACAGTGCTCAGCATTATTGCGTTAATTATGACTATTGGGGTCTATGGTATTGTTGCTTTAATCGTAAAAATTGATGATGCCGGGTTATATTTATTAGCACACAACCCGCCTAAAAGTGTGGCTGCTTTATTTGGAACAAGCTTGGTTAATAGTGCACCTTATTTAATGAAAACCCTTTCGGTAGTTGGTACTTTAGCGATGTTTATGGTCGGAGGCGGCATTCTTACTCATGGTTTGCACCTTGTTTCAGATTGGATAAACCACGTATCTGCACTTTTATCACCTTTTTTAACTAATTGGTTAGAGTGGGTTGTGCCCGCACTATTAAATGGAATCTTTGGATTTTTAGCTGGTCTGCTTGTTGTGGTTGTATTTTATGGTTTTAGCATTATTCGAAAAAGAGTGGCTTGGTAA